A segment of the Thermodesulfobacteriota bacterium genome:
AGTATACCTATTTATTAAAAAACGACAAGATCTAAATCGCGTTTTTTTCAATAATACCAAATGATTGCTTCAGCATTAAAAACTTTAGCTATGGTATTAACCTAAATACTTATCATATACTTCTTTTGCCCAGAAAATCTCGGTACCTGATGCTAGAAGTGCAGTCTCCATAATTGCTTCTGCAATCTCCTCTTTACTTATACCAAGAGACAATGCTTTCTTAATTCGAGATTCTACGCAGTGAGGACATCTGCCGTGAACTGCAACAGCAATCGCAATTAGAGCTTTTGTATTTGGGTCTAACTTTGTCTCCCCTTCCACTGCTTTGTAGAACTGCCACCACCCCTCGGCCATCTCCGGGGCTCTTTTTTCAAACCATCTCTGATCATCAGCCATTCTCTA
Coding sequences within it:
- a CDS encoding carboxymuconolactone decarboxylase family protein, which produces MADDQRWFEKRAPEMAEGWWQFYKAVEGETKLDPNTKALIAIAVAVHGRCPHCVESRIKKALSLGISKEEIAEAIMETALLASGTEIFWAKEVYDKYLG